Genomic segment of Flavobacteriales bacterium:
GAAACATTAACAGCATTAGGTGCTGAGGTTACTTGGTCGTCTTGTAATATATTCTCTACACAAGATCAAGCTGCTGCTGCAATCGCCGTAACAGGAGTTCCTGTTTATGCTTGGAAAGGATTGAGCGATGAGGATTTTGATTGGTGTATTGATCAGACAATTATGGGTTTTAAAGATGGTAAGCCATTAAATTTAATTTTGGATGACGGTGGAGATTTAACAAATATGGTATTTGATAAATATCCAGAATTGTGTGAAGGAATTAAAGGGTTATCAGAAGAAACGACAACAGGTGTTCATAGATTATACGATAGAATGAAAGCAGGTACATTAGTTATGCCAGCAATTAATGTAAACGATTCAGTTACTAAATCTAAATTTGATAATAAATACGGATGTAAAGAGTCTTTAGTAGATGCAATTAGAAGAGCAACTGATGTAATGATGGCCGGAAAAGTTGCTGTTGTTGCTGGTTATGGAGATGTAGGGAAAGGTTCGGCAGCTTCTTTAGCTGGTGCTGGTGCAAGAGTTATAGTGACTGAGATTGATCCTATTTGTGCGCTGCAAGCTGCAATGGATGGTTTTGAAGTGAAGAGAATGGATGATGCATGTAAAGAGGCAAACATTATTGTAACTACAACCGGTAACTTTAACATTATTCAAGGAAAGCATTTTGAATCAATGAAAGATCAAACAATCGTTTGTAACATTGGGCATTTTGATAATGAAATTGATATGGCATGGTTAAATGGGAATCACGGTAATACTAAAGACACTATAAAGCCACAAGTTGATCAATACACCATTAATGGTAATGTTATCTTTGTTTTAGCTGAGGGTAGGTTAGTGAACTTAGGTTGCGCAACAGGGCATCCGTCATTTGTAATGAGTAATTCATTTACTAATCAAACTTTAGCTCAATTAGAGCTTTGGAACAATACAGATGCTTACAAAAATGAAGTATATATGCTGCCGAAACATTTAGATGAGAAAGTAGCAAGATTACACTTAGCTAAGATTGGCGTTGTGTTAGAAACGTTATCACAAGAACAGGCCGATTATATTGATGTAAAAATCGAAGGTCCTTATAAAGTTGACCACTACAGATACTAGAAGTAATTAAAATTATTTGAGGCCATTGTCTATTTAGATAATGGCCTTTTTTAATTAAATATTGTGAGCTGGTTACCATCCCAGCTCGTGTTATATCGTTTTAATGGCAGGGTTGCTGGACCGATATTTACGCTTCCGTCGACAATTAGAAATTGGGAACCGCAACATGTGTCGACGGCGAATAGATTGTTTGTGTTAACATTTACCTTTCCGCAAGAATTTGTCACATCATAAGGGCAATGTCGATCGAATGCTAAGAAGTCGTCGTTAGTTAATCGGTAAATAATTATACCTCTGGAGCCACCCTCAATTTGCATCCATCCCCCTATAGGGTTGAGGTCAATATAAGATGGCATAGATGGGAATATATTAATATTTACATAAACATCCGGGACGTATTCTTGATTTAAACCCTTTGTACATGAATTCAAAAGAAAAGTAAAAAGAAATACTGATAGATAATTTAATTTATACATCCACATGTTGGTTTAATAGAATGCATGTTATACATTTCATTAATGGCAAGATCAGGAATTTTTCCAAAATTGAAAATTTAATGTTGAAATTAATTTATACAGAAAGTAAAACGAAAATGTTTCTTGCGTTGGTTTTTTTCAGCCTGCTATATTCTCAATTTTCGTATTCTCAACAAGCACCTCCTGACGGTGCTGGTAGAACCACCTGGAAACAAGTGCGTGATGATGAAAAGTCGTCTAAGAAGAATTACAAAGAGCATCATAAGAGAATCCAGAACAAGGATACTCGGAAAGAAATGAAGCAGAATAAGAAGAAGGCAAAAAAAGAAAATCTTGGAATAAAGAAGCCTTCTAGATCGGATAGGAGTAAATATAAGAAGCAGAAAAAACAGGCCAATAAGAGCAAAAGGAAGCGGCAAAGTGGTAGTGATAAGAAAAAGGGCAAGTATGTAAAGCAGGGAAAGAAAAGTAAAAAAATGAAGAAAGGGCAAAAAAAGGCTCGCCACAAAGGAAATATGAAAAAACAAGAGGAAAGTCAGAAGCGTGAGAAACAAAAGAAGCGCCTCTCGAAAACTAAAAAAGTTAGAAGACCCAAATAGAAACTCAGGGTGGATTCTAGATATGGGGTAAATCAACTAAAGATAATAGAATGCTAAACAAGCTCAATTGTTTAATCGGTAGATACACAGTAAAATATAATGGTTTTTAAATAGGAGGTTAATTGGGAAACAAGTTAAATAGATGTTAAATCTGTTTTTATATTAAAGATAAATTCGCAGTGAAGGAGGCAATAAAAAGGTTAATATTGAATAAGAGCCACTATATATTTTATATATTTACGTCCTTGAAAAAAGCGAGCATTGAAATGATATTGTTGAAGAGAATATTAGTTGTAATATCGGTACTCTGTCTTTCTGTACAGGGGTTTTCACAAAGTGGTAACGGTTCTGTTAAGGGAGTTTTAACAGATGCTGAGACAGGAGAGCCGATTCCATTCGCGAATATAGTAATCCAGAGAGGTGGTGATTTTGTTGCCGGTTCTGCCACGGATTTTAACGGAGAGTATAATATTAAGGCTATTCCTGTTGGGACATATGACATTATAGCAAAATATATCGGTTTCAGTCCTCTGAAAATGACAGGGATTCGTGTGAGTACTGGAATTCAGGTTTATGATCTGAAGTTAAGTAGTGGTATTCAGATGGAGGAATTTAAAATTGTTGTGTATACTAAGCCTCTAATAGATATAAAGGGTGGTTCAGTTCAAACAATGACTGGAGATGAGATTAAGAAAATGCCAGGAAGGGGTGTTGAAAGTGCGGCATTGATGGCAGGTGGTGTAGTATCTACAGATGGTGAAATTGAGAGTATTAGAGGGGCGCGTTCGGATGCAACGGTTTACTACATTGATGGTATAAAAGTAATTGGTTCGATAGAGTTACCGCAATCAGCAATTGATCAGGTTGAAGTTATTCTTGGAGGGTTACCACCGATGTATGGTGATGCAACAGGAGGGGTAATTAGCGTAACGACTAAAGGTGCATCTAGTGAGTTTTTTGGTAGTATAGAATTTATGTCAAGGGTTGCAGCGCATAATTACTGGGATTTTAATTCAAGTAATATGGTGAGTTTTATGGCAGGCGGACCCTTGGTTCAATTGAAGGACAAGGCGAAAATTGCGAAGGCAGTTGCTGATGGGGAGAATACGGGTTCTTTGGATATGAAAAAATACAAGAAGCCTTTTATTAGCTATATGGTTAGTAGTCAGATTTATCATCAGCCAAACTATGGTTATCAAGGTGGATCATTATATAGAGCGAAAGATGATGTTATTGAAAGATTAGACCAGGCGCCATTAGTATTGCAAGCCGAAGGAACTGCTATGTCAGCTGAATATCTGAGAGCATCTGATTTTGAACCGATTAACAAAGCAAAAGAAAGAGGCTATAGTGGAAGTATCTCAGGTAATTTTAACGTTAACACATCCAAAAAGACCACATTGAAATTTGGAGGTTCTTTTGCATATGATGTGTCAAGCGAAATGCAAAGGGATCAATTGATGTTTAATAGTGATGCTCCTAGAACCCTGAATAATGATATTACTTGGCGGGTGTTTGGTAAATTCACACATAGGTTAAGTCCGGATTCTGCTAGCTTAGCTCTTAAACCTGATTCTTCAAGATTGTTCAAAAATGTTAATTACACGATTCAAGGGGATTATACCATGCAGAAGGTTAGTGTGATGAACGAGAAATTCAGAGACGATTATTTTTCTTATGGCCATATTGGTAGTTTTAAAACACATAGAGCGCCAACATATGAACGTGAAACTAGAGCTTTTGCTAGTCTAGACGGATCGGGAGATTCTGTATATGTTAACGCTAGGATGCATAATGCGTATAAAGACACACTCTACGAATTTACCCCAGGCGAATCAAATCCTCAGTTGGCAGCCTATACAAGTCAGTATTATAATTTTCATGGGGATAATGTCGTTGATAATTATCAAAATCGGTTACAGGTTCAACAAGGCGGTGGTTTAATTAATGGTGATCAGCCTGAATACATTGCTGGGATTTATCCAGCTCGAGGTACAGTATATGGAGCATACGCCTGGGATTCAGGTGCTAGAAAATACTATACATATTCGGGGTTTGAGAAATCTGAATATAGCCAAATGAGGTTTACTGGTAATGTATCTGTTGATATAGGAAAAAAAATATCGACTGCTCATGCGGTTTCTATGGGTTTTGAATATGAGAAAAGACCATATCGAAGTTTCTTTGTAAGTCCGATGGGGTTATGGCAAATAATGAGAGATAGAGCGAATTTCCATATACAGCAGTTAGATTTAAATTCTCCTAATTATGTATTTGCACTGGACCAAAATGGGGATTATGCTTTGAATTCTGTAGGAGATCCAATACTTGTTGACACCGTGAATTTTGATAGAATAAATAATACATCAGTTCAAAATTACTTTGATTATAACCTAAGAGAAAAAATTGGAGCAGGTGATCTCGAAATGTTAAATATTGATGAGTATGATCCAGATACGTATAGCTTGGATATGTTCAGCCCAGATGAATTGTTTAATGGAAGTACTGCAAATGCTGCAGTAGGTTATATTGGTTATGATCATACAGGAGAAAAGACGAACAAAAGATCTACGGTAGATGACTTTTTTAATGCAAAAGATGATTTTGGTAATTTTAAAAGAGAAATACCTGTCCAAGAACCAATATATTCTGCTTTTTATATTCAAGATGAATTTGCATTTAGGGATCTATTCTTTACAGCCGGTATTAGAGTAGATAGATATGATAATAATCAACAGGTTCTAAAGGATAAATATTCCCTATATAATATTAGAGAAGTTAATGATTTAACAAATGATGAATTAGGGGATATTCCATCAAATATTGGCGGAGACTATAAAGTATATGTTAATGATTATAAAAATCCCGAAAGGATTCAAGGATTTAGAGATGGAGATGTTTGGTATAATGCATCAGGTATTGAGCTAAATTCTTTTGAGCAAGTAAAATCATCTACAGGTATAAATCCATATTTCGTAGAAGATGCATCCGTAATAGAAAGTAACGGTATTAATTCTTCTGCATTTGAGGATTACGTGCCTCAAGTTAAAGTGAGT
This window contains:
- a CDS encoding carboxypeptidase regulatory-like domain-containing protein → MKRILVVISVLCLSVQGFSQSGNGSVKGVLTDAETGEPIPFANIVIQRGGDFVAGSATDFNGEYNIKAIPVGTYDIIAKYIGFSPLKMTGIRVSTGIQVYDLKLSSGIQMEEFKIVVYTKPLIDIKGGSVQTMTGDEIKKMPGRGVESAALMAGGVVSTDGEIESIRGARSDATVYYIDGIKVIGSIELPQSAIDQVEVILGGLPPMYGDATGGVISVTTKGASSEFFGSIEFMSRVAAHNYWDFNSSNMVSFMAGGPLVQLKDKAKIAKAVADGENTGSLDMKKYKKPFISYMVSSQIYHQPNYGYQGGSLYRAKDDVIERLDQAPLVLQAEGTAMSAEYLRASDFEPINKAKERGYSGSISGNFNVNTSKKTTLKFGGSFAYDVSSEMQRDQLMFNSDAPRTLNNDITWRVFGKFTHRLSPDSASLALKPDSSRLFKNVNYTIQGDYTMQKVSVMNEKFRDDYFSYGHIGSFKTHRAPTYERETRAFASLDGSGDSVYVNARMHNAYKDTLYEFTPGESNPQLAAYTSQYYNFHGDNVVDNYQNRLQVQQGGGLINGDQPEYIAGIYPARGTVYGAYAWDSGARKYYTYSGFEKSEYSQMRFTGNVSVDIGKKISTAHAVSMGFEYEKRPYRSFFVSPMGLWQIMRDRANFHIQQLDLNSPNYVFALDQNGDYALNSVGDPILVDTVNFDRINNTSVQNYFDYNLREKIGAGDLEMLNIDEYDPDTYSLDMFSPDELFNGSTANAAVGYIGYDHTGEKTNKRSTVDDFFNAKDDFGNFKREIPVQEPIYSAFYIQDEFAFRDLFFTAGIRVDRYDNNQQVLKDKYSLYNIREVNDLTNDELGDIPSNIGGDYKVYVNDYKNPERIQGFRDGDVWYNASGIELNSFEQVKSSTGINPYFVEDASVIESNGINSSAFEDYVPQVKVSPRLSFSFPISDEALFFAHYDRLVQRPMSSNGADYMQYLFLKSVTDAEIENPNLKQEMTIDYELGFQTKLSNKSALKFTAYYREMRDQLNAGVVNGAFPNTYYTTRNIDFSTVKGGTIGYDLRKIGNTGISGSVNYTLQFADGTGSSSEDGLKLLRAGFAGNRFLIPLDFDRRHAISIGADYRTEWSDEYTGWVIGGPKPEKEPKEKKEKKKKKNSEVDEVVIEDSTDEVVEVVEEDEEPGVGFQVFANSGINLKVVGGSGQPYSLERRATATQTGASSSSLLGDINGARYPWRFTVDVTFSREFEFGLGWRGEDHKKGARDGAWIEGYFEIICFNILNLKYPSTLHNFTGNSNDDGYLASAQAELVIAEMLDPDSFVDYYQTSMKDPSAYMSPRLIQVGVSFAF
- a CDS encoding adenosylhomocysteinase, which translates into the protein ETLTALGAEVTWSSCNIFSTQDQAAAAIAVTGVPVYAWKGLSDEDFDWCIDQTIMGFKDGKPLNLILDDGGDLTNMVFDKYPELCEGIKGLSEETTTGVHRLYDRMKAGTLVMPAINVNDSVTKSKFDNKYGCKESLVDAIRRATDVMMAGKVAVVAGYGDVGKGSAASLAGAGARVIVTEIDPICALQAAMDGFEVKRMDDACKEANIIVTTTGNFNIIQGKHFESMKDQTIVCNIGHFDNEIDMAWLNGNHGNTKDTIKPQVDQYTINGNVIFVLAEGRLVNLGCATGHPSFVMSNSFTNQTLAQLELWNNTDAYKNEVYMLPKHLDEKVARLHLAKIGVVLETLSQEQADYIDVKIEGPYKVDHYRY